The following proteins come from a genomic window of Bubalus kerabau isolate K-KA32 ecotype Philippines breed swamp buffalo chromosome 20, PCC_UOA_SB_1v2, whole genome shotgun sequence:
- the LOC129635384 gene encoding elongation factor 1-alpha 1-like, with translation MGKEKTHIGHVDSGKSTTTGHLIYKCGGIDEGTIEKFEKEAAEMGKGSFKYAWVLDKFKAERERGITIDISLWKSETSKYYVTIIDAPGHRDFIKNLITGTSQADCAVLIVAAGVGEFEAGISKNGQTREHALLAYTLGVQQLIVGVNKMDSTEPPYSQKRYEEIVKEVSAYIKKIGYNPDTVAFVPISGWNGDNMLEPSANMPWFKGWKVTRKDGSASGTTLLEALDCILPPTRPTDKPLHLPLQDVYKIGGIGTVPVGRVETGALKPGMVVTFAPVNVTTEVKSVEMYHEALSEALPGDNVGFNVKNVSVTDVRRGSVAGDSKNDPPMEAACFTAQVIILNHPGQISAGYAPVLDCHTSHIACKFAELKEKIDRRSGKKLEDGPKFLKSGDAAIVDMVPGKPMCVESFSDYPPLGRFAVRDMRQTVAVGVIKAVDKKAAGAGKVTKSAQKAQKAK, from the coding sequence atgggaaaggagaagaCGCACATTGGGCATGTAGATTCAGGGAAGTCTACCACGACTGGCCATCTGATCTACAAATGTGGCGGGATCGATGAGGGAACAATTGAAAAGTTCGAGAAGGAGGCTGCTGAGATGGGAAAGGGCTCCTTCAAATATGCCTGGGTCTTGGACAAATTTAAAGCTGAACGTGAGCGTGGTATCACCATTGATATCTCCCTGTGGAAATCTGAGACCAGCAAGTACTATGTTACCATCATTGATGCCCCAGGACACAGAGACTTCATCAAAAACCTGATTACAGGCACATCCCAGGCTGACTGTGCTGTCCTGATTGTTGCTGCTGGTGTTGGTGAATTTGAAGCCGGTATCTCCAAGAACGGGCAGACCCGTGAGCATGCCCTTCTGGCTTACACCCTGGGTGTGCAACAACTAATTGTTGGCGTTAACAAAATGGATTCCACTGAGCCACCCTATAGCCAGAAGAGATACGAAGAAATTGTTAAGGAAGTCAGCGCCTACATTAAGAAAATTGGCTACAACCCCGACACAGTAGCATTTGTGCCAATTTCTGGCTGGAATGGTGACAACATGCTGGAGCCAAGTGCTAACATGCCATGGTTCAAGGGATGGAAAGTCACCCGTAAGGACGGCAGTGCCAGTGGAACCACCCTGCTTGAAGCTCTGGATTGCATCCTGCCACCAACTCGCCCAACTGACAAACCCTTGCATTTGCCTCTCCAGGATGTCTATAAAATTGGTGGTATTGGTACTGTCCCTGTGGGTCGTGTGGAGACTGGTGCTCTCAAACCTGGCATGGTGGTCACCTTTGCTCCAGTCAATGTAACAACTGAAGTGAAGTCTGTAGAAATGTACCATGAAGCATTGAGTGAAGCCCTTCCTGGGGACAATGTGGGCTTCAATGTCAAGAACGTGTCTGTCACAGATGTCCGTCGTGGCAGTGTGGCTGGTGACAGCAAAAATGATCCACCCATGGAAGCTGCTTGCTTCACAGCTCAGGTGATTATTTTGAACCATCCAGGCCAAATCAGTGCTGGATATGCACCTGTGCTGGATTGTCACACATCTCACATTGCTTGTAAATTTGCTGAGCTGAAGGAGAAGATTGATCGTCGTTCTGGGAAAAAGCTGGAGGATGGCCCTAAATTCTTGAAATCTGGTGACGCTGCCATCGTTGATATGGTTCCTGGCAAGCCCATGTGTGTCGAGAGCTTCTCTGATTATCCTCCCCTGGGCCGTTTTGCTGTGCGTGACATGAGACAGACAGTCGCTGTGGGTGTCATCAAAGCAGTGGACAAGAAGGCAGCTGGAGCTGGCAAGGTCACCAAGTCTGCCCAGAAAGCTCAGAAGGCTAAATGA